The sequence below is a genomic window from Oscillospiraceae bacterium.
GGAGCTGTTGAAGACTAAAAACGTGGAGCTGCGGGGCTGTCCCGAGGCCCGGGCCATCCTGGGCGACTGGGTGACGCCCGCCGCGGAGGAGGACTGGGACACCGAGTTTGGGGACTACATCCTGGCCGTGAAGGTGGTGTCCGGCCCCGGCGAGGCCATCGAATTTATCAACGCCCACGGCACCGGCCACTCGGAGGCCATCGTCACCGACAACTACTTCACCGCCCAGCGCTTCCTGGACGAGGTGGACGCGGCGGCGGTGTACGTCAACGCCTCCACCCGCTTCACCGACGGCGGTGAGTTCGGCCAGGGGTGCGAAATCGGCATCTCCACCCAGAAGATGCACGCCCGGGGCCCCATGGGCCTGGAGGAGCTGACCAGCTCCAAGTACATCGTCTACGGCACGGGACAGACCCGCTGAGCATAGGATGGGGTGTATCTGAGAATTGGCGGAATGGCGAATGGCGAGGGATTTTCCCGTCAGGCAAGCCAATTTTTCGCAGGAATCCTGGGTGGATTGCAAAGAAAATTGGCGAAGCATGGCGGAAAAAGACCCGCCATGCGGCGTTTTGACGATTCTCAGGTGCACCCCGAGGCGGCCCGGAGTTGGGAGTTCATGCTACATACGGCGCGGCTGGTAGAACCTGTACCCGCCGCGCCGTATGAATTTCCCATCGGAGGTGCCGCTTGATGAAAACGCGCGAACTGGAGCTGGCCGGCAGCGACTACGTGGTCTACGACCTGGGCGAGCTCGCCCCCTCCGGACGGGGGCGGATCGTGGAGTTCTCCCTGCGCCTGAAGGACATCCTGCCCGACCGGCGGGTGGCGGTGGCGGTGGAGCTGCGCGAGCAGGACACCCAGGAGCGGGAGTTTCCCCGCGGCCTGCGCACCTACGCCGTGCCGCCCCACGACGGCCCGGTCCGGGACGTGGTGCTGCGCCCCATCCGCTTCATCCTGCCCGAGGAGCTGGACGTGAGCCGCGACGGCCTGCGCCGCCTCACCGTGCGGGTGGACGCCCACTATATCGACTCCGGCGGGCTGTGCATCCTGCCCGAGGCATAAACGGCAAGGCCCCGCCATCCCGGCGGGGCCTTGCTGCGGTTTGTCGTGCGCTGGATGCAAGCGTCGCTATTACATGCTTATTCGGATAAGGCGGGTGATGGTGGACGGGCGATTCGTGAATCGCCCCTACGGGCCTGGAGCAGCGGGCCGATGAGGGCATCGGCCCCTACGAGTGCCAAGCGCCGTATTGGGCATGGCAGTACGGGCGGCTTTTCAGGCACCTGTTGAACCGCAACTATTACCAAGTCTGGGCGGGTCATGTGCCGCAGGGTCCAGGTGTCCGGGGGACACCTTTATGCATTCGGGCGCAGCCTCCTTTGAAAAACGAAGCCCGGGTTGTTTCTTTCCGGAGTTCTTTGCAAGCAAAGAATCCCGCCGCCGGAGGCCGGATCTCCAAAAAGGAAACGGATTGCCGTGTCGGCCCCGCGGGGCCTCCTCATAATAACACGCCGCCTTTTCCGTCTTAGCCATATTAAAAAATATCACTAATATACCTTTCCGACAAGCAATGCGGGGCGCGGCCGATTGGCCGCGCCCCGCTATTTATCACCGCGCTTCCGCCCAGCTTTTCAGCTGGTCCAGTAGCTCGATTGCCTTGAATTTGACCACGTAGCCCTCGCTCTCCCCCGTGATGAGGGAGACCTCGTCCCCGCTGAAGCCGCCGTTGAGGGCGGTCTCGGTGGTGGTCTCGGTCACCGAGCCCAGGCAGAGGGGCGGAAAGACCACGCACCACCAGTTGCGCCCGCCGCCCTCGCCGATGACCACCCGCAGGGCGGTGTAGTTTCCGGCGGGCAGGGCGAAGTCGGTGTACTCCTTGGTGGGGAACCACACGTCCTGCTCCAGGGAGGCGGTGACGGGGTACGCGTACCCCTCCTCCCCCACCACGGCCGCCCCGGCCGCGGCCATCTCGCCCAGCCGGGCGGTGATGGCCGCCTCGGCCTGCTCCAGCGTGGCGCCGGGGGGCACCAGATCGCCCGCCTCGGCCAGGATGCGGTCCCGCACCTGGAGCTTGAGGGCCTGGTCGGTCTCGGAGTCCGAGTTTGCGATGACGTGCAGGCGGATTACCTTGTCCGCCAGGGCGGACTGCTGCCCGTCCAGCCAAACCCCCAGCAGCGCGGCCGCCGCCACGCCCAGCAGGAGGGCCAGCTCCCAGCGGCGCAGCCGGTTCGGGGAGGTCTTTTTCGTCTTACTCATAAAAAATCACCGTCCACTATGTATTGCCTACATTGTGGACGGTGTTTTCCCGTTTTATTCAAGTATTTTAAAATTCCGCGCCCCGCACCCCGGTGAGGAAGGCGTCCCGGTAGCTCTCCCGCAGCTCCGCCCAGGCCCGGCGGGCACCCGCCATATCGTCAAACAGGCCGAACACCGTGGGCCCGGTGCCGCTCATGCTGGCCCCCAGGGCCCCGTGCTGGATGAGGGTGTTCTTGATGGCCGCGATCTCCCCCGCCCGGCGGCGGGGCAGCGCGTCCTCGAACACGTTGTACACCCGCCGGGCCGCGCCGGCCAGATCCCCGGCCTCCAGCGCGGCGATCATGCCCGCCGTGTCGGGGCGGCGGCGCAGGCGCACCGCGTCGATGGCGGCGAAGAGCTCCGGCGTGGACACCGACCAGCCCGGCTTGCACAGCACCACGCGGCACTCCGGCAGCGGGGGCAGCGGGGTGAGGCGCTCCCCCCGGCCCTCGGCCAGGGCGGTGCCGCCCAGCACGCAGTAGGGCACGTCGGAGCCCACCCCCGCGCCGATCTCCGCCAGCCGGGCCGGGGGCAGGTGCAATCCCAGCAGCTCATTTAAAGCCCGCAGCACGGCGGCGGCGTCGGCGCTGCCCCCGGCCATGCCCGCGCACACCGGGATATGCTTGCGCAGATCCAGCGCCAGCCCGCCGCAGTCCGCCCCCACGGCCCCGCACAGGCGCAGGGCGGCGGCGGCGGCCAGGTTCTTTTCCCCGGTGGGCAGGAAGCCCAGGTCGGTGCCGACCCGCAGGGGGGCCCCGGTGCCCGTCTCCACGGTGATGTGGTCGCACAGGTCCACCGTCTGCATCACCATGCGCAGCTCGTGGTAGCCGTCCGCCCGCTTCCCCAGCACGTCCAGGGTCAGATTCAGTTTGGCCCAGGCCTTGGTCTCCATCCGCGCCATATGGCATTACTCCCTGATTTTTCTGGCCTCCAGATAGAAGCGCTTGTCGTGCGCCTCCCCCATCGAAAAGGTCTTGCGGGGCAGCGCCCCGTCCCGGATCACGGTGGGGAAGAGCTGCTCCTTGCCCAGGGCGGGCAGCAGGAAGGCCAGGTTCCCCGGCCTTTCGGCCAGCGCCCGGGCCACCTGGGCGCCGTGGATATAGTCGATGCGCCCCCCGTGGGCCTGGACGTAGGCGTCCAGGAAGGGCTGGAGGGTGCCCACCTCCAGCTGGGCGGCGGGGTGGGGCACGGTGACCGCCCCCCTGCCCCCGGCGTGGACGTAGCGCAGCACGTGCCCGTCCCCCTCCCCCGGATACGCGCCGGGGTAGGCGCAGGCCAGCGCCTCTATCACCGCCTCCGGCTCCACGCCGAAGAGCACCCGGTGGATGGCCTCGAACTCCAGGGAGGCGTCGTGCAGGTTCACCAGCTCCACCAGGGCGTACCGGGCGGGCAGGCGCTCCCACTGGTCCGGCGGGGTGAGGCGCTTCTGCCGCTCGTAGCACTCCTTGGCGGTGGCCAGGGAGTGGTTGCCGTCCCCCACGGCGAAGAGGAGCACGGGGGCGTCCTGGGTGCCGTAGCGGCGGTTGAAGGCGGCGGGGTCGGCCAGCGCGGAGAGGGCCGCGGCCACGGCGTGCGTCTGCGCGCCGGTGAGCTTCCAGCCCGCGATGTGCCCGCCCCGCTCCATCAGGTCGAAGTCGTAGACCTGCTCCATCTCCCCCTTGGCGGCGGAGAGGGGCTCTATCACCGTCCTGTCCGGGTCGTCGCACAGGAGCATGATGTGGGGCAGCTCCAGGGGGGCGTTCTTGCGCACCGCCACCCGGGGCGGGATGCGGGCGGCCACGGTGCCCTCGGTGGCCCGGACGGGGGTGTCCGCCCCCGTCTCGTAGTCGTACTGTTCCAGATCCACCTTGCCGATAAGGCCCCGGCGCAGGCGCAGGTTGTCCAGCCGCCGTTCCACGTACAGCAGGGCGCCGGGCAGGCACTTGAAGCGCTCCTCCCGCAGGTAGCGGGTCATGGTGTTGTTCACGTCCATGATGTCGGTCTCCACGCTGGGGCCGTCCAGGCAGCTCTCGGGCAGGATCAGCCGCAGGGCGGACGGGGCGGCGCCCACGGTCTCCTCCACCCGCTGCCAGTACTCGGGCTGGGAGGTATACTGGTCGCAGGCCACCACGGCCCACTTGTCGTAGGCGCAGTTCTGGGGCAGCAGGATGTCGGCCGGGGAAAAGGCCGGGCCGTCGAATGTACCGGGCATGGGCGGGCGCCTCCTCAATTCATCTCAAAGAGCAGGGGCATCAGGGCGGACGCGCCGTCGGGAAGGCAGCGGCCCCGCGCCCCGCTTTTCTCATTATAAGGCAAGCCGCGCCCCGTGTCTACCCGGCTGTCGAACAAAAGGAAGGGAACCGGGTCCCCGTCATGGCCCCGGGTGGCGGTGAGGGTCTTGTGGTCGGAGAGCATCAGCAGGCGGTAGTCCATGCCCCGCGCCTCCAGCGCGGCGGCCAGGGGGGCGGTCACCCGGCTGTCCAGCCACTCGATGGCCTGGAGCTTGCCGGGCAGGTCCCCGTTGTGGGTGCACTCGTCGGGGGCCTCCACGTGGACGGCGGCGAAGTCGTACCCCGCCACCAGGGCCTCCACGGCGGCGGCGGCCTTGCCCTCGTAGTTGGTGTCCAGCTCCCCGGTGGCCCCCTCCACCAGCTTCACGTCCAGGCCGGAGAGGCGGGCGATGCCGTGGCACAGGGGCACGGCGGAGATGACCACGCCCTTTTTATGGTACTTGTCCGCGAAGGACTCCAGCGCCACGCCGGTGCCCTCCGCCCAGAACCATATGCCGTTGGCGGGCAGCTTGCCCGCGGCGCGGCGGGCGGCGTTGACGGGGTGGCCGTCCAGCAGGGTGTGGGCGCGCTCCATCAGATCCCTGAGCACCCCGGCGTTGGGGCAGCCCGAGGGCAGCCACGGGCCGATCACCTCCCCCAGGTGGTCGTGGGGCGGGGCCAGCTTGATCCCGGCGATGTCCGCCCCCTTCTGCACCGCGATGTGCCGGAAAGAGGGGGCCGGGTGGATCTCCATGCCCGCGGCGGCCGCCGCGGCCTGGAACTCCGGGTGGGCGAAGAGGTACTCCACCAGCTCCATGGACTGCTCCCCCCCGATGGAGCCGCCGGAGTGGGAGAGGATCTTTTTCTCCCCGAAGGGCAGCTCCCCGTCCTCCAGCGCCACCATATTGCAGCGGTAGGACACGTCGCCGGGGGAGAGCTGGATGCCGGAGGCGGCGGCCTCCAGCGGGGAGCGGCCGGTGTAGCAGCGCCGGGGGTCGTTGCCGAAGATGGAGAGGATGGCGGTGTCGCTGCCGGGGGGCAGGCCCCGGGGGCAGTTGGACACCGCGCCCACCTCCCCCCTGGCGGCCAGGGCGTCGATGTGGGGGATCTGCGCCTTTTCCAGCGGGGTCAGACCGCCCAGCTCGGGCACCGGGTTGTCGGCCATGCCGTCGCCGATGATGAGGACGTATTTCATGCGGGGTCCCTCCTTCAAAATATGGTAAGCGCTTTTTTTCCGCGCGGGCTTGACTTTGACACCGTGTCGTCGTTTATACTCAGGGGCAGAGAGGAGGTGGGCGCGTGGAGCCCATGACCATCAGCCAGGTCTCCAGGGGCCTGGGCGTCTCGACCAGGATGCTGCGCTACTACGAGCAGGCGGGGCTGATCTGCAGCTTCCGGCGGGAGGGATACGCCTACCGCATGTACGACGCCGGGGCGGTCTCCCGCCTCAAGCAGATCCTGCTGCTGCGCAAGCTGCGCATCCCCGTGCGGCAGATCAAGGTGATTTTACAGCACCCGGACGCCGTGGCCGCGGTGGAGATCTTCCGGCGCAACCTCAGCGCGCTGGACGAGGAGATCACCGCCCTGTCCACCATCCGGGAGATACTCAGCCGCTTTGTGGCCCAGCTCAGCCAGGCGGCCGAGCTGCCCCTGGAGCGCCTGCTCGACCGGGACGGCGCGCTGCTGGCCGGCCTGGAGGGCCTGAGCCTGGTCAGCATCAACTTCAAGGAGGATCAGATGGAAAACCTGAAAAAAGCGGACAAGCGCCTGTCCAGGCTCAGCGGCGTGCGCATCGTGTACCTGCCCCCCGCCGCCGTGGCCGCCGCCCACCACGTGGGGGACGACCCGGAGACCCACGCCAACGGCCTCATCGACCGCTTTGTGCTGGACACCGGCCTGCACAGGCGTATGCCCGGCCTGCGGCACTACGGCTTCAACCACCCCAACCCGGTGGACGAGACTGGCTTCCACGGCTACGAGACCTGGGTGACCATCCCCGACGACATGCCCGTGCCGCCCCCGCTGGTCAAGAAGCACTTCCCCGGCGGGCTGTACGCCGCCCACATGATCGCCTTCGGCAATTTCAACGAGTGGCAGGACCTGCTGGAGTGGGTCATGGCCAGCGATACCTACGAGTTCGCGGGGGACTTTTCTGATCAGGAGCACATGTGCGGGATGCTGGACGAGCATCTGAACTATATCAGCCACGTGGAGCTGCCCGACACCGAGCCGGAGGACCTCCAGCTGGACCTGCTGATGCCGGTGCGGGAAAAAAGGACGCGCGCCCCCCTTTGATTTGACTTTGGGGGCGATTGGGGGTAAACTATGGCTCACTCAAAGGAATAAGGAGACAGGACATGCTTGCATACAAATTCGACACCCAGCTTCTGATCGCCGGGCAGGACCTGGACGAGGACGACATCAACGACTATATCACCGCCCACTTCCCGGGGGACTGCCTGCTGGTGGTGGGGGACGAGGAGCTCGTCAAACTCCACTTCCACACCAACGAGCCCTGGCAGGTGCTGGAGTACTGCGCCGGTTTGGGGGACATCCACGACATCGTGGTGGAGAACATGCAGCGCCAGGAGGACGGCCTCCAGGGGTAAGAAAAAGACGGATTGCCGCGGCCTTGCGGGGCCTGCGGCAATCCGTTTCTTTGCGTTACAGCGCTCCCCGGGCCTTCTTTTTCTCCAGGTTGGTGAGGAAGTTGTCCAGCCGGGTCAGCGCCTCGGAGATGTCCTTCATGGAGGTGGCGTAGCAGCAGCGCACGAAGCCCTCGCCGCCGGGGCCGAAGGCGGAGCCGGAGATGACGGCCACCTTCTCCTCCAGCAAAAAGCGCTCGCAGAAGTCGTCGGAGCTCAGGCCGCTGGAGCGGATGTCGGGAAAGACGTAAAAGGCCCCCTTGGGCTCGAAGCAGCTCAGGCCGATGCGGCGCAGGCCCTCCAGCAGGTAGCGGCGGCGGCCGTCGTACTCGTCGCGCATGCGCTCGATGTCCCTATCGCCGTTGCGCATGGCCTCCACCGCCGCGTACTGGCTGGTGGTGGGGGCGGACATGATGCCGTACTGGTGCAGCTTGAGGATCTGCTCCACCAGCTCCCGGGGCCCGCAGACGTAGCCCAGGCGCCAGCCCGTCATGGCGTAGCTCTTGGAGAAGCCGTTGACCACCACGGTGCGCTCGTACATGTCGGGCAGGTTGGCCATGGACACGTGGTGCTGCCCGTAGGTCAGCTCCGCGTAAATTTCGTCCGACAGGACAATAATATCCGTGCCGCGCAACACGTCGGCGATGGCCTCCAGGTCCGCCCGGCCCATCACCGCGCCGGTGGGGTTGTTGGGGAAGGGCAGCACCAGGCACTTGGTGCGCGGGGTAATGGCGTCGCGCACCTCCTGCGCCGTCAGGCGGAAGTCGTCCTCCGCCTTCGTCTGCACGTACACCGGCGTGCCCCCCGCCATGGAGACCAGGGGGCCGTAGCACACGAAGGAGGGCACGGGGACGATGACCTCGTCGCCGGGGTTGAGCAGGCAGCGGAAGGTCAGATCGATGCCCTCGCTGCCGCCCACGGTGACCACCACCTGGTGGGCGAAGTCGTACTTCAGGCCGAAGCGGCGCTCCTGGTAGGCCGCGATCTCCCGCCGCAGCTCGGCCAGGCCGGCGTTGGAGGTGTAGCGGGTCTTGCCCTTCTCCAGGGAGTAGATGCCCGCGTCCCGGATGTGCCAGGGGGTGACGAAGTCGGGCTCGCCCACCCCCAGGGAGATGGCGTCCTTCATCTCCTCCAGGATGTCGAAGAACCGGCGGATGCCGGAGGGCGGCACCTCCTGGATCCGCTTGGAGAGAATGCTTTCGTAGTTCATGAGAAAATAAACTCCCTTTCGCCGGGCGCCTGCTTTTCAAAAATCAGGTGCTTTTCCTTATATTTCTTGAGGATAAAGTGGGTGGCGGTGCCCGTCACGTCCTCCAGGGGGGCCAGCCGGTCGCCCACGAAGGCGGCCACCTCCCGCAGGGTGCGCCCGGAGATAATCACCGTCATGTCGAAGGAGCCGGACATGAGGTAGAGGGACTCCACCTCGTCGTACTGGTAGATCCGCTCGGCCACCCGGTCGAAGCCCTCCTCCCGCTGGGGGGTCACCTTGACCTCGATGAGGGCGGTGACCGCCTCCCGGTCGGTGCTGTCCCAGTCCACGATGGCCTTGTAGCCCAGGATGACCTTCTCCTCCTCGTATTTCCGGACGGCCGCCTTGACCTCCTCCACCGTCATGTCCGCCATGGCGGCGAGCTGATCATGGGTCAGGGTACAGTCGTCCTCCAGCAGGCGAAGCAGCTTCGTCGCCTTCTCCATGCATATCCCTACTTTCCATTGGATTTTGAATTAGCCAACATTATACCTTTTCCTGATTTAAAATACAATCCCCATAAACCGCACAGTCTAATAACCTCCACCCTGCACAATCCGTTTCGTCATTTGGACGGTTTCTTTTGTCAATCTTTGTGCATATTTCACTGGAATTTTCGATTTTGGAGTGCTATGATATGCTTTATCTAATTATGAACTGACTGTAAATTGTACAGTTTCCCCACGATCTGGGGCCCGAGGAGGCGGCGGCTTTGGAGTATATCGATCTGGTCAACAAAATCATCTCGGCGGAGCACAGCGCCAAGGAGATCGCCCGGGAGGCCAAGGAGCGGGAGACCACCCTGGACGCGGATCTGGAGCGGGAGGCCGCCCGGATGCGCGAGGCCTATCTGGACCGGGCCCGCCGCAGGGTGGAGCAGGTCCGCGCCACCGAGACCCAGGCCGCCCAGGAGTCCATCGCCGCCCTGGACGCCAAGTTCGCCCTCGCCATGGACGCGGTGGAGGCCGCCTACGCCAAGAACAGGGACGCCTGGGTGGAGGCCATCTTCCAGCGCATTGCGGGCACCCAGGCATGATCCGCGCCGACATGACCTACGGCGCGCTGTGCGCCAAGACCCGCGCCCTCTACGGCAAGCGCCTGCGCCTTTCGGACTACCAGCACATGGCGGGCCTGGAGTCGGTGGAGGACGTGATGGAGTACCTGCGCCTCAAGCCGGGCTGGTCCGCCGCGGTGGACCATCTGCTGGAGCGGTACGGCGGCGGCTTCATCGGCCGGGTGGAGCTGGAGGCCGTGCTCTGGGACCAGGTGTACACCGAGTACGCGGGGCTGAGCCACTACGTGCCCCGCAGCGACAGGGCCATCATGCAGTTCCCGGTGCTGCTGGCCGAGGTGCGGGCCATCCTGGCCACCCTGCGCCGGCTCAAGGCGGGCCACGTCAAGGACACGCCTGTCTCCTTCCGGCTGCTGGCCGGCAGCAGGCTGGACCCCAAGGTGCTGTGGACCCTGCCCGACTACGCCGCCCTGACGGAGGCGGCAAAGGAGACCATCTACCACGCCGCCCTGCGGCGGATGCGCCCTGCGGAGGGGGAGGCGCTGCCCGACTACGCCGCCGCCGAGGCCCTGCTGCGCTCCACCTACTTCTCCCACATGTACCGCGTCATCCACAAGCAGTACGCCGGGGAGACCCAGAAGGTGCTGCTGCGGGCCTATGGGGAGCAGATCGACCTTCTGAACATCATCCACATACTGCGCCTCAAGACCTATTTCCCCGGCGTGGACAGCTATTTCGCCGTGCTCTTCCCCTTCAACTACCGGCTGCGGCCCGAGTTTATCCGCGCGCTGTGCGCCGCCCCCGACGCTGCGGGGGTCTTTGAGCTGCTGAAGGGCTCCCCCTACGCCTCCAGCTTCACCGACGTGGACGTGGGCGAGGTGGAGGACTACTACCGCCGGGCCTTCTACTCCTTTAATAAGCGCCAGCTCATCTCGGGCCGGCCCTCCATCTACACCGCCATGGCCTACCTGAACCTGAAGGAGCTGGAGCTGCGGGCCCTGGTCACGGTCATCGAGTCGGTGAAGTACGGCGCGCCCTACGACGATTCCTTTGCACGGCTAATCGGTGATTAGCCGTGCAAATTGAGAATTGATAATGGATAATTGATAATTGCGCTGCGGCGGGTTTTGGTACGACCGGATACGGCGGCGCCTCCCCATTCTCAATTCTCAATTGTCAATTATCAATTCACATTAAGAAGGGAGATGGTCTTTTGTCCGTCGTTCCCATGAAGCTGCTCACCATTGCGGGCCCGCTGGAACAGTTCGAGGCGGTGGTGCGCGAGAGTATCATCAACCAGGAATTCCACCCGGAGAACGCGCTCCAGCTCATGGAGGGCGTGAAGGGCCTGCGCCCCTTCCCCCTCTCCAACCCCTACACCGCCCTGCTGCGCCGGGCGGAGGAGGTGGCGCAGCGCCTGGGTGTGGCGCTGGAGTACGCCCCCTTCGGCGCGGGGATGGAGCCCGAGGGCCTGGGCGCCTACTTCGACACGCTGGAGGGCCGCATCGACGAGCTGGACGCCCAGGAGGCCGAGCAGGAGCGCCTGGGCGAGGAGGACCGGAGCATCGCCGCCCAGCTGGAGAACCTGCACGGCCTGTCCACCGATCTGGACGAGCTCTTCGCCCTGACCTACGCCCGCTTCCGCTACGGCTGGCTCCCGCGGGAGACCTACGACAGCTTCCGGGCCTCCATGGACGAGGAGGAGGATATTTTCTTCTTCCCCACCAACGTGGGGACCAAGCAGGTGTACGGGGTGTATTTCACCACCAAGGACGCCCACAAGCGGGTGGACAGCCTGATGAACTCCCTCCACTTTACCCGCATCCACATCGACGCCCAGCCCCACGGCTCGGCGGACGAGGCCATCGCCGACATGAACGCCCAGGCCGACGCCGCCCGGAAGAAGGCCGACGGCCTCAAGCGGGAGCTGGAGGAGCTGCGGGAGGGGGAGCGGCAGAAGCTGCTCTCCGCCTGCGCCTGGCTGCGCTACCAGAACGACGCCTACGACGTGCGGCGCTACGCCGCCCGCTCCCGGGAGACCTTCTACCTCATGGGCTGGGTGCCCGCGGACGAGCTGGAGGCCCTGGAGGGCAAGCTCGCCGCCTTTGAAAACCTCTCCTGCGTGGTGGACCGGGCGGAGGACGTGGGCGGGCTGCACCCCCCCACCAAGCTGAAAAACTCCTTCTTCGGGCGGATTTTCCGCCCGTTCCTGGAGATGTACGGCCTGCCCGCCTACAACGAGCTGGACCCCTCGGTCTTTATGGCACTGACCTACTGCCTGTTCTTCGGCATCATGTTCGGGGACATCGGCCAGGGGCTCTGCCTGGCCCTGGCGGGGCTGGTCCTGGCCCGCTGGAAGCACATGTGGCTGGGCAACATCATCACCTGCTGCGGGCTCTCCGGCGCCCTGTTCGGCTGCCTGTACGGCAGCGTGTTCGGCAACGAGGAGCTGCTGGGCGGCTTCAAGGTGCTGGAGGGGAACAACGTCATGACCCTGCTGATCCTCTCCCTGTCCCTGGGCGTGGTGATGCTTACCTTCGTCATGGTCCTCAACGTAATCAACGGCGTGCGGCAGAAGAATTTTGAAAAGATCCTCTTCGGCCCCAACGGCCTGGCGGGCATGGTCTTTTACCTGGGGCTCATCGGCATGGCGCTGGGCGCCATGACCGGCGCCGTCAACCTGATGACCCCGGTCTATATCCTCCCGGTGCTGATCCTGCCCCTCGTGCTCATGCTGTTGAAGGAGCCCCTTGCCAAGCTGCTCTCCGGCGACCCGGCGTGGAAGCAGGTCCGCTGGGGCGAGCTGGTGGGCCTGGGCTTCTTCGAGCTGTTCGAGACCCTGCTCTCCTACCTGACCAACTCCCTGTCCTTCCTGCGGGTGGGGGCCTACGCCATCACCCACGTGGGCCTGATGCTGGTGGTGCAGAAGCTGGCCGGCACGGGCAATATTGTGGTTCTGGTGCTGGGCAACGTGTTCGTCATGGGCTTCGAGGGCCTGCTGGTGGGCATCCAGGTGCTGCGTCTTGAGTTCTACGAGCTCTTCGGCCGCTTCTACGACGACGGCGGCATCCCCTACCAGCCCAAGAAGATCGACTACTCCGCGCGCAACAGCGCCTGAGCGCCCACCCTGTGACCCCTCAGTCCGCTTCGCGGACAGCTCCCCTATGAGGGGAGCCGAAAAGGTTTGGAGGTAATCTAAATGAAGTATCTTGTCCTGTCCCTGGCCGTGCTGGCCGTACTCTCCCCCCTGTTCCTCATCGGCGTGCGCAGCCTCAAGGGCCAAAAGGCCAGGCGGGCGCTGTCAGCGAACATCGCGGCCTTCTTCGGCTGCCTGGTGCTGGTGGCCGTCTGCGGCATCGGCGGCAGCGCCGCCGCCGCGGGCGCGGACGCCGCGGCCGCCGCCGGCGGTATCGCCGAGGGCCTGAAGTACGTGGGCGCCGCCCTGGCCGTGGGCCTGTCCGGCATCGGCGGCGGCATCGCCGTGGCCTCCTCCGCCTCCGCCGCCCTGGGCGCCATCTCCGAGAACGAGAAGGCCTTCGGCAAGGCGCTGATCTTTGTGGGCCT
It includes:
- a CDS encoding V-type ATP synthase subunit I, yielding MSVVPMKLLTIAGPLEQFEAVVRESIINQEFHPENALQLMEGVKGLRPFPLSNPYTALLRRAEEVAQRLGVALEYAPFGAGMEPEGLGAYFDTLEGRIDELDAQEAEQERLGEEDRSIAAQLENLHGLSTDLDELFALTYARFRYGWLPRETYDSFRASMDEEEDIFFFPTNVGTKQVYGVYFTTKDAHKRVDSLMNSLHFTRIHIDAQPHGSADEAIADMNAQADAARKKADGLKRELEELREGERQKLLSACAWLRYQNDAYDVRRYAARSRETFYLMGWVPADELEALEGKLAAFENLSCVVDRAEDVGGLHPPTKLKNSFFGRIFRPFLEMYGLPAYNELDPSVFMALTYCLFFGIMFGDIGQGLCLALAGLVLARWKHMWLGNIITCCGLSGALFGCLYGSVFGNEELLGGFKVLEGNNVMTLLILSLSLGVVMLTFVMVLNVINGVRQKNFEKILFGPNGLAGMVFYLGLIGMALGAMTGAVNLMTPVYILPVLILPLVLMLLKEPLAKLLSGDPAWKQVRWGELVGLGFFELFETLLSYLTNSLSFLRVGAYAITHVGLMLVVQKLAGTGNIVVLVLGNVFVMGFEGLLVGIQVLRLEFYELFGRFYDDGGIPYQPKKIDYSARNSA
- a CDS encoding MerR family transcriptional regulator; amino-acid sequence: MEPMTISQVSRGLGVSTRMLRYYEQAGLICSFRREGYAYRMYDAGAVSRLKQILLLRKLRIPVRQIKVILQHPDAVAAVEIFRRNLSALDEEITALSTIREILSRFVAQLSQAAELPLERLLDRDGALLAGLEGLSLVSINFKEDQMENLKKADKRLSRLSGVRIVYLPPAAVAAAHHVGDDPETHANGLIDRFVLDTGLHRRMPGLRHYGFNHPNPVDETGFHGYETWVTIPDDMPVPPPLVKKHFPGGLYAAHMIAFGNFNEWQDLLEWVMASDTYEFAGDFSDQEHMCGMLDEHLNYISHVELPDTEPEDLQLDLLMPVREKRTRAPL
- a CDS encoding stage II sporulation protein R, translated to MSKTKKTSPNRLRRWELALLLGVAAAALLGVWLDGQQSALADKVIRLHVIANSDSETDQALKLQVRDRILAEAGDLVPPGATLEQAEAAITARLGEMAAAGAAVVGEEGYAYPVTASLEQDVWFPTKEYTDFALPAGNYTALRVVIGEGGGRNWWCVVFPPLCLGSVTETTTETALNGGFSGDEVSLITGESEGYVVKFKAIELLDQLKSWAEAR
- the apgM gene encoding putative 2,3-bisphosphoglycerate-independent phosphoglycerate mutase translates to MKYVLIIGDGMADNPVPELGGLTPLEKAQIPHIDALAARGEVGAVSNCPRGLPPGSDTAILSIFGNDPRRCYTGRSPLEAAASGIQLSPGDVSYRCNMVALEDGELPFGEKKILSHSGGSIGGEQSMELVEYLFAHPEFQAAAAAAGMEIHPAPSFRHIAVQKGADIAGIKLAPPHDHLGEVIGPWLPSGCPNAGVLRDLMERAHTLLDGHPVNAARRAAGKLPANGIWFWAEGTGVALESFADKYHKKGVVISAVPLCHGIARLSGLDVKLVEGATGELDTNYEGKAAAAVEALVAGYDFAAVHVEAPDECTHNGDLPGKLQAIEWLDSRVTAPLAAALEARGMDYRLLMLSDHKTLTATRGHDGDPVPFLLFDSRVDTGRGLPYNEKSGARGRCLPDGASALMPLLFEMN
- the ispE gene encoding 4-diphosphocytidyl-2-C-methyl-D-erythritol kinase, giving the protein MARMETKAWAKLNLTLDVLGKRADGYHELRMVMQTVDLCDHITVETGTGAPLRVGTDLGFLPTGEKNLAAAAALRLCGAVGADCGGLALDLRKHIPVCAGMAGGSADAAAVLRALNELLGLHLPPARLAEIGAGVGSDVPYCVLGGTALAEGRGERLTPLPPLPECRVVLCKPGWSVSTPELFAAIDAVRLRRRPDTAGMIAALEAGDLAGAARRVYNVFEDALPRRRAGEIAAIKNTLIQHGALGASMSGTGPTVFGLFDDMAGARRAWAELRESYRDAFLTGVRGAEF
- the yugG gene encoding putative HTH-type transcriptional regulator YugG; translation: MEKATKLLRLLEDDCTLTHDQLAAMADMTVEEVKAAVRKYEEEKVILGYKAIVDWDSTDREAVTALIEVKVTPQREEGFDRVAERIYQYDEVESLYLMSGSFDMTVIISGRTLREVAAFVGDRLAPLEDVTGTATHFILKKYKEKHLIFEKQAPGEREFIFS
- a CDS encoding aminotransferase; translated protein: MNYESILSKRIQEVPPSGIRRFFDILEEMKDAISLGVGEPDFVTPWHIRDAGIYSLEKGKTRYTSNAGLAELRREIAAYQERRFGLKYDFAHQVVVTVGGSEGIDLTFRCLLNPGDEVIVPVPSFVCYGPLVSMAGGTPVYVQTKAEDDFRLTAQEVRDAITPRTKCLVLPFPNNPTGAVMGRADLEAIADVLRGTDIIVLSDEIYAELTYGQHHVSMANLPDMYERTVVVNGFSKSYAMTGWRLGYVCGPRELVEQILKLHQYGIMSAPTTSQYAAVEAMRNGDRDIERMRDEYDGRRRYLLEGLRRIGLSCFEPKGAFYVFPDIRSSGLSSDDFCERFLLEEKVAVISGSAFGPGGEGFVRCCYATSMKDISEALTRLDNFLTNLEKKKARGAL